The stretch of DNA TCTCCGACGGCATGATCACGGCGTCGATGTAGCCGCGCTCGGCGGCCGTGTACGGGTTGAGCAGCCGGTCCTCGTACTCCTGGATCAGGCGGGCGCGGGTCGCCTCCACGTCGCCCGAGGCCTCGGCCGCGGCGATGGTCTTGCGGTGCAGGATGTTGACCGCGCCCTGCGCGCCCATCACCGCGATCTGCGCGGTCGGCCAGGCGAGGTTGAGGTCGGCGCCCAGGTGCTTGGAGCCCATGACGTCGTACGCGCCGCCGAACGCCTTGCGGGTGATGACGGTGATCAGCGGGACCGTCGCCTCCGCGTACGCGTAGATCAGCTTGGCGCCGCGGCGGATGATGCCCGTGTGCTCCTGCTCCACGCCCGGCAGGAAGCCCGGGACGTCGACGAAGGTGATGACCGGGACGTTGAACGCGTCGCAGGTGCGGACGAAGCGCGCGCCCTTCTCGGAGGCGTCGATGTTCAGGCAGCCGGCGAACTGCGTCGGCTGGTTGGCGACGATGCCGACCGGGCGGCCCTCGATCCGGCCGAAGCCGGTGACGATGTTCGGCGCGAAGAGCGGCTGCGTCTCGAAGAACTCGGCGTCGTCCAGGACGTGTTCGATCACCGTGTGCATGTCGTACGGCTGGTTCGCGCTGTCCGGGATGAGCGTGTCGAGCTCGCGGTCCTCGTCCGTGAACTCCAGGTCCGCCTCCTCGGGGAAGGCGGGGGGATCGCTGAGGTTGTTCGAAGGCAGGTAGGAGAGAAGGGACTTGACGTACTCGATCGCGTCCTTCTCGTCGCCCGCCATGTGGTGCGCGACGCCGGAGGTGCTGTTGTGGGTGCGGGCGCCGCCGAGCTCCTCGAAGCCGACGTCCTCGCCGGTGACCGTCTTGATGACGTCGGGTCCCGTGATGAACATGTGCGACGTCTGGTCGACCATGACGGTGAAGTCGGTGATGGCCGGGGAGTAGACGGCGCCGCCCGCGCAGGGCCCGACGACCAGGCTGATCTGGGGGATCACACCGGACGCGTGCGTGTTCCTGCGGAAGATCTCCCCGTACATCCCGAGGGCCATGACGCCCTCCTGGATGCGGGCGCCGCCGGAGTCGTTGATGCCGACGACCGGACAGCCGGTCTTCAGGGCGAAGTCCATGACCTTGACGATCTTCTGGCCGAAGACCTCGCCGAGCGCACCGCCGAAGACGGTGAAGTCCTGGGAGAAGACGGCCACGGGACGGCCGTCGACGGTTCCGTAACCGGTCACGACACCATCGCCGTACGGGCGGTTGGCGTCGAGGCCGAAGTCGTGCGAGCGGTGCTGGGCGAACTCGTCGAACTCGACGAAGGAGTTCTCGTCCAGGAGCAGTTCGATGCGCTCACGCGCCGTCAACTTGCCCTTCGCGTGCTGCTTCTCGACCGCGCGAGCCGAACCGGCGTGCTTGGCCTCCTCGATGCGGCGCTGCAGATCGGCGAGCTTTCCCGCAGTCGTATGGATGTCGGTACTGGGCACGGGCACGTTGGGCTCTTCCGGCTCGGACATACGGATGCGGCTCCCTGCCTGCTCAAAGGGGCGACGGGCGGCTTGCGGCTGCTGGTGACTCGCTTGCTACTGACTCGTAGGGTATCGGCGCGCATACGGTTCGGCAGTGCGGCGTTTACCACACCTAAGGTGGCTTGCATGACGCCGCGAGATGCTTCAGACGACCCTTCCGACCTCCCTGAGGGCAACCGCTGGTCCGACCTCGAAAGGCCGCCCCTGAACGCCGCGTCGCTGCGGCGCGCGCTGGTGCGGGACGGGGGGCTCTGGACCTCTTTGGACGTGGTGCCCGCGACGGGGTCGACCAACACGGATCTGGCCGCCCGCGCGGACGAGCTGCCCGAGGGGGCGGTCCTCGTCGCCGAGGAACAGAGCTCGGGGCGCGGCCGCCTCGACCGCCGCTGGTCGGCACCGGCACGCTCGGGCCTCTTCTTCTCGGTGCTCCTGAAGCCGGGGCCCGCGGTGCCGGTGGAGCGGTGGGGATGGCTTCCGCTGCTGACCGGGGTCGCCGTCGCCACGGGCCTCTCGCGGGCGGCCGGGGTGGACACGGCGCTCAAGTGGCCGAACGACCTGCTGGTGACGGTGGGGGGCGAGGAGCGGAAGGCCGGGGGCATCCTCGCGGAGCGCGCGGGTTCCGGGGACGGCGGGGGTGTGGTGGTCGGCATCGGCATCAACGTGACCCTGCGGGCGGACGAACTGCCGGTGCCGGGGGCGGGTTCGCTCGCGCTGGCCGGGGCCGCTTCGACGGACCGGGACACGGTGCTGCGGGCGGTGCTGCGTTCCCTGGAGCAGTGGTACGGGGACTGGCGCGCGGCAGCGGGCGACCCGGTGGCCTCCCGCCTCCAGGAGACGTACGCGGCGGGCTGCGCGACGCTGGGCCGCAAGGTCAGGGCAGAGCTGCCGGGCGACCGGTCGATCACGGGGGAGGCGGTGGCCCTGGACGGGGACGGCCGCTTGGTGCTGGCCACGGGGGATGGGGTGCAGGAGCCGGTGGGGGCGGGGGATGTGGTGCATTTGCGGGGGGCGTAGCTGCGGGGCAAACGGGC from Streptomyces sp. BA2 encodes:
- a CDS encoding biotin--[acetyl-CoA-carboxylase] ligase encodes the protein MTPRDASDDPSDLPEGNRWSDLERPPLNAASLRRALVRDGGLWTSLDVVPATGSTNTDLAARADELPEGAVLVAEEQSSGRGRLDRRWSAPARSGLFFSVLLKPGPAVPVERWGWLPLLTGVAVATGLSRAAGVDTALKWPNDLLVTVGGEERKAGGILAERAGSGDGGGVVVGIGINVTLRADELPVPGAGSLALAGAASTDRDTVLRAVLRSLEQWYGDWRAAAGDPVASRLQETYAAGCATLGRKVRAELPGDRSITGEAVALDGDGRLVLATGDGVQEPVGAGDVVHLRGA
- a CDS encoding acyl-CoA carboxylase subunit beta: MSEPEEPNVPVPSTDIHTTAGKLADLQRRIEEAKHAGSARAVEKQHAKGKLTARERIELLLDENSFVEFDEFAQHRSHDFGLDANRPYGDGVVTGYGTVDGRPVAVFSQDFTVFGGALGEVFGQKIVKVMDFALKTGCPVVGINDSGGARIQEGVMALGMYGEIFRRNTHASGVIPQISLVVGPCAGGAVYSPAITDFTVMVDQTSHMFITGPDVIKTVTGEDVGFEELGGARTHNSTSGVAHHMAGDEKDAIEYVKSLLSYLPSNNLSDPPAFPEEADLEFTDEDRELDTLIPDSANQPYDMHTVIEHVLDDAEFFETQPLFAPNIVTGFGRIEGRPVGIVANQPTQFAGCLNIDASEKGARFVRTCDAFNVPVITFVDVPGFLPGVEQEHTGIIRRGAKLIYAYAEATVPLITVITRKAFGGAYDVMGSKHLGADLNLAWPTAQIAVMGAQGAVNILHRKTIAAAEASGDVEATRARLIQEYEDRLLNPYTAAERGYIDAVIMPSETRSHLVRGLRQLRTKRESLPPKKHGNIPL